From a single Couchioplanes caeruleus genomic region:
- a CDS encoding serine hydrolase domain-containing protein, whose product MFPRSAPAAQGISSRSIGALLDRFVERAVEGHSVMVVRHGHVVAEGWWAPYSADRPTLLYSVTKSFTSTAVGLVIADGLLALGDRVVDVLPDHVPDDVSEHARRLTVHDLLSMTTGHATDSLGEAWELEPDDLVKGFLRVPFTGTGFAYDNATTFVLARIVERVTGRDLREFLDERLLQPMGAGCADWDLVASGKAFGFHGLHLTTEAVAAYGELLLRGGRWGDRQLVPREWVEAATRPHSVIPPSVDDSARGYGYQFWVSEHGFYADGAFGQHCVVIPSLDLVVVVTSHSPEPGGTPDAVWECLSPGIGRPGSARDDEVLADRLRRLSFPLVAGRAGPGRTAKATVVAAADPPLPAGSAVVVEPVDGGWRLRLESIGTVEVGHGGWRESSPLGRPVVASGAWQGDTFVADLFVITTPHRVRLMVDGGTATATWSTVPLTTPDLALHLRAPLMTRPGVG is encoded by the coding sequence ATGTTTCCGCGTTCTGCTCCAGCCGCCCAGGGGATCTCGTCCCGCTCGATCGGTGCCCTGCTGGACCGGTTCGTGGAACGGGCCGTCGAGGGCCACTCCGTCATGGTCGTCCGCCACGGGCACGTCGTGGCCGAGGGCTGGTGGGCGCCGTACTCGGCGGATCGCCCGACGCTGCTCTACTCGGTGACCAAGTCGTTCACCTCGACGGCGGTCGGGCTGGTGATCGCGGACGGGCTGCTCGCGCTCGGCGACCGGGTGGTCGACGTGCTGCCCGACCACGTGCCGGACGACGTCTCGGAGCACGCTCGCCGCCTGACGGTGCACGACCTCCTGTCGATGACGACCGGGCACGCCACGGACAGCCTCGGCGAGGCCTGGGAGCTCGAGCCGGACGACCTGGTGAAGGGCTTCCTGCGGGTGCCGTTCACCGGCACCGGGTTCGCCTACGACAACGCGACCACGTTCGTGCTGGCCCGCATCGTCGAGCGGGTCACCGGCCGGGACCTGCGGGAGTTCCTCGACGAGCGGCTCTTGCAGCCGATGGGTGCCGGCTGCGCCGACTGGGACCTGGTGGCGAGCGGCAAGGCGTTCGGCTTCCACGGCCTGCACCTGACGACCGAGGCCGTCGCCGCCTACGGTGAGCTGCTGCTGCGCGGCGGGCGATGGGGCGACCGGCAGCTGGTCCCGCGCGAGTGGGTGGAGGCGGCCACCCGGCCGCACTCGGTCATCCCGCCGTCCGTGGACGACTCGGCCCGCGGCTACGGCTATCAGTTCTGGGTCTCGGAGCACGGCTTCTACGCCGACGGGGCCTTCGGCCAGCACTGCGTCGTCATCCCGTCGCTCGACCTCGTCGTGGTCGTGACCAGCCACAGCCCGGAGCCCGGTGGCACGCCCGACGCGGTCTGGGAGTGCCTGTCGCCCGGCATCGGCCGTCCGGGCAGCGCACGCGACGACGAGGTGCTCGCCGACCGGCTGCGGCGGCTGTCGTTCCCGCTGGTGGCGGGCCGGGCCGGGCCGGGGCGTACGGCGAAGGCGACGGTGGTGGCGGCCGCGGATCCGCCGCTGCCCGCGGGCTCCGCGGTGGTGGTGGAACCGGTCGACGGCGGGTGGCGGCTGCGGCTCGAGTCGATCGGTACGGTCGAGGTCGGTCATGGCGGGTGGCGGGAGAGCTCACCGCTGGGCCGGCCGGTCGTCGCGTCCGGCGCCTGGCAGGGTGACACGTTCGTCGCCGACCTCTTCGTCATCACCACCCCCCATCGGGTACGGCTGATGGTCGACGGCGGTACGGCGACAGCGACCTGGAGCACCGTGCCTCTGACCACCCCCGATCTGGCGCTGCACCTGCGGGCACCGTTGATGACGCGGCCCGGCGTCGGGTAG
- a CDS encoding HNH endonuclease yields MSVVLVLNADYGPLHRVSVRHAIRMLFREVAVVQEARPDARIGVFPIPTVIRLVSYVVTRWRHSRGPGWSRAGVLSRDGRRCGYCGGVASTVDHVLPRSRGGANSWENTVAACGRCNQRKGNRTPAEARMPLRSAPRAPGWAELAAH; encoded by the coding sequence ATGAGCGTGGTCCTCGTACTCAACGCCGACTACGGGCCGCTGCACCGGGTCAGCGTCCGGCACGCGATCCGCATGCTCTTCCGCGAGGTGGCGGTCGTGCAGGAGGCCCGCCCGGACGCGCGCATCGGGGTCTTCCCGATCCCGACCGTGATCCGGCTCGTCAGCTACGTGGTGACGCGCTGGCGGCACAGCCGCGGCCCGGGCTGGTCGCGGGCCGGGGTGCTGAGCCGCGACGGGCGGCGCTGCGGCTACTGCGGCGGGGTCGCGTCCACTGTCGACCACGTGCTGCCGCGTTCCCGCGGCGGGGCGAACAGCTGGGAGAACACCGTCGCCGCGTGCGGGCGCTGCAACCAGCGCAAGGGGAACCGTACGCCGGCGGAGGCGCGGATGCCGCTGCGCTCGGCACCGAGGGCGCCGGGCTGGGCGGAACTGGCCGCGCACTGA
- a CDS encoding succinate dehydrogenase/fumarate reductase iron-sulfur subunit yields MDIQVRVWRQSGPEDKGRMVTYDVKDISPDASFLEMLDVLNEKLILDGDDPVAFDHDCREGICGMCGMMINGVAHGPERATTTCQLHMRHFKDGDTIDVEPWRASAFPVIKDLVVNRGAFDRIIAAGGYITAPTGTAPDAHATPVPKPDADAAFEAATCIGCGACVAACPNGSSMLFTAAKVAHLGLLPQGQPERDSRVVDMLEAQDEAGFGGCTNMGECTTVCPKGIPLTLIGRLNNDYRKAIGKR; encoded by the coding sequence ATGGACATTCAGGTACGCGTCTGGCGACAGTCCGGCCCCGAGGACAAGGGCCGGATGGTCACGTACGACGTCAAGGACATCTCCCCGGACGCCAGCTTCCTCGAGATGCTGGACGTCCTCAACGAGAAGCTCATCCTCGACGGCGACGACCCGGTCGCCTTCGACCACGACTGCCGCGAGGGCATCTGCGGCATGTGCGGCATGATGATCAACGGCGTGGCGCACGGTCCCGAACGGGCCACCACCACCTGCCAGCTGCACATGCGCCACTTCAAGGACGGCGACACCATCGACGTCGAACCGTGGCGCGCGTCGGCCTTCCCGGTCATCAAGGACCTCGTGGTCAACCGCGGCGCCTTCGACCGCATCATCGCCGCGGGCGGCTACATCACCGCCCCCACCGGCACGGCCCCGGACGCCCACGCCACCCCGGTCCCCAAGCCGGACGCGGACGCGGCGTTCGAGGCGGCCACCTGCATCGGCTGCGGCGCCTGCGTCGCGGCCTGCCCCAACGGCTCCTCGATGCTGTTCACCGCGGCGAAGGTCGCGCACCTGGGCCTGCTCCCCCAGGGCCAGCCGGAACGCGACAGCCGCGTGGTGGACATGCTGGAGGCCCAGGACGAGGCGGGCTTCGGCGGCTGCACCAACATGGGCGAGTGCACGACGGTCTGCCCGAAGGGCATCCCGCTGACGCTCATCGGCCGGCTGAACAACGACTACCGCAAGGCGATCGGCAAGCGCTGA
- a CDS encoding MarR family winged helix-turn-helix transcriptional regulator, translating to MASDAPARTVRDLTGLLNSAGHAMNNRLAAALAGVGLTPRMQCVLVHALEEERTQIQLAALADLDKTTMVSTVDELERRGLARRRPSVADRRARIIAVTEEGRRAAEEGQRIVDRVHAEALEALPEPARAAFVAALHQLVEGAPGDGPRPVRRARQRATA from the coding sequence ATGGCTTCCGACGCGCCCGCCCGTACCGTCCGCGATCTCACGGGCCTGCTGAACTCGGCCGGTCACGCCATGAACAACCGGCTGGCCGCGGCGCTCGCCGGCGTCGGGCTGACCCCGCGGATGCAGTGTGTGCTGGTGCACGCGCTCGAGGAGGAACGGACGCAGATCCAGCTCGCGGCCCTCGCCGACCTCGACAAGACGACGATGGTCAGCACGGTCGACGAGCTGGAGCGCCGGGGCCTCGCCCGGCGCCGCCCGTCCGTGGCCGACCGGCGGGCGCGGATCATCGCGGTCACCGAGGAGGGCCGCCGGGCCGCCGAGGAGGGGCAGCGCATCGTCGACCGGGTGCACGCCGAGGCGCTGGAGGCGCTGCCGGAGCCGGCCCGTGCCGCGTTCGTCGCCGCGTTGCACCAGCTGGTCGAGGGTGCACCGGGGGACGGGCCCCGGCCGGTGCGCCGGGCGCGGCAGCGGGCAACTGCGTGA
- a CDS encoding low temperature requirement protein A, with amino-acid sequence MADLPGTEPRRPVSTFELFFDLVFVFSLTRVTALILEHPDAAGVLRGMLVLALLWWAWGAYAWLTNAVGTDGTGSRGVVLAAMGAMLVVAVAVPQASGSDAPAFALGYLVVRVLHIVLYAVAGGANRAAILKLAPGNLVASLLLIAGVFLPHTVQIVLWGVAVLIDYGTPVLTGVGGFTVHAGHFFERHALFIIIALGESVVAVGTGVLHTGSRITPPAAAAILLAVAAIGGLWWTYFDREAPITEHALARATGARRAHLARDVFSYLHLPLVAGVVLVAVGLESIMSHPAGHLHGVYAAGLGGGAALFLLGLAGISLRRGDRPRPDHLAAAVASLCLIPVSLVLPGILTLLLLVAVLTVIGLRDRALRRSTARAAEPDTPAPATPA; translated from the coding sequence ATGGCGGACCTCCCTGGAACCGAGCCGCGCCGGCCGGTGTCGACGTTCGAGCTCTTCTTCGACCTCGTCTTCGTGTTCTCGCTCACCCGGGTCACCGCGCTGATCCTGGAACACCCCGACGCCGCCGGGGTCCTGCGCGGCATGCTGGTCCTGGCCCTGCTCTGGTGGGCCTGGGGTGCGTACGCCTGGCTCACCAACGCCGTCGGCACCGACGGCACCGGCTCGCGCGGCGTGGTCCTCGCGGCCATGGGGGCGATGCTCGTCGTGGCGGTGGCGGTCCCGCAGGCCTCCGGGTCCGACGCGCCGGCCTTCGCGCTCGGCTACCTCGTGGTCCGGGTCCTGCACATCGTGCTGTACGCGGTGGCCGGCGGCGCGAACCGCGCGGCCATCCTCAAGCTCGCGCCCGGCAACCTGGTCGCGTCGCTGCTGTTGATCGCCGGCGTGTTCCTGCCCCACACCGTCCAGATCGTCCTGTGGGGCGTCGCCGTGCTGATCGACTACGGCACCCCGGTGCTGACCGGAGTGGGCGGCTTCACGGTCCACGCCGGCCACTTCTTCGAACGCCACGCGCTGTTCATCATCATCGCGCTGGGCGAATCCGTCGTCGCGGTCGGCACCGGCGTCCTGCACACCGGCTCCCGCATCACCCCGCCGGCCGCGGCCGCGATCCTGCTGGCGGTGGCGGCGATCGGCGGCCTGTGGTGGACGTACTTCGACCGCGAGGCCCCGATCACCGAACACGCCCTGGCCCGTGCGACCGGCGCCCGGCGCGCCCACCTGGCCCGCGACGTCTTCAGCTACCTCCACCTGCCGCTGGTGGCGGGCGTCGTCCTCGTCGCGGTGGGCCTCGAGAGCATCATGAGCCACCCGGCCGGCCACCTCCACGGCGTGTACGCGGCGGGCCTCGGCGGCGGCGCAGCCCTGTTCCTGCTGGGTCTTGCCGGGATCAGTCTCCGGCGGGGGGATCGGCCACGCCCGGACCACCTCGCCGCCGCGGTGGCAAGCCTCTGCCTGATCCCGGTGTCGCTCGTGCTGCCGGGCATCCTCACGCTGCTCCTGCTGGTCGCGGTGCTGACGGTGATCGGCCTGAGGGACCGTGCCCTGCGCCGTTCCACCGCCCGGGCCGCCGAGCCCGACACCCCCGCACCCGCCACCCCGGCGTGA
- a CDS encoding MFS transporter: MAVSAYPRNRAAALAVLCAMALMIVLDSTIVAVAVPTIQSDLGFSAAGVAWVVNGYLVGFAGLLLLSGRLGDLVGARAVFLTGLVVFTAASLLCGLAGTPALLVAGRFVQGVGGALASAVIFSLIVRLHPEPAAQARAIGVYSFTQAGGAAAGFVAGGLLTEAAGWPWIFLVNVPIGAGVLIAALRVLPREAGPGLRAGTDVAGAALITVGLSAGVYAIVDGSGPYGALAVLLVAGFLLRQRSARHPLVPLRVLRSRRLLLACAALILIFATGMGFQFVNALFLQRVLGLDATGTGLAFVPTPIVIGLVSLFAAPRLTARLGVKPVLLGGLAALAAGLLLMTGMPVGARYLTDVLPGLIVMGLGIGVVIPAIIMLAMAGAGPGDTGLISGLANTAQQAGAALGLAVLAVVAARVTGAHAADGAAPVEALRDGYARAYLTAAGFVLGAIVLTALVPAGSAAPATEGGPGPVAGVPADEERLLCSAADGGRCS, encoded by the coding sequence ATGGCCGTCTCCGCGTACCCCCGCAACCGTGCCGCCGCCCTGGCGGTGCTCTGTGCCATGGCGCTCATGATCGTGCTGGACAGCACGATCGTGGCGGTCGCCGTGCCCACCATCCAGTCCGACCTCGGCTTCTCCGCCGCGGGAGTGGCCTGGGTCGTCAACGGATACCTGGTCGGCTTCGCCGGCCTGCTGCTGCTCTCGGGCCGGCTCGGCGACCTCGTGGGCGCCCGGGCCGTCTTCCTCACCGGGCTGGTCGTGTTCACCGCCGCCAGCCTGCTCTGCGGCCTGGCCGGCACCCCCGCCCTGCTCGTGGCGGGCCGCTTCGTGCAGGGGGTGGGCGGCGCCCTCGCCTCGGCGGTGATCTTCAGCCTGATCGTGCGGCTGCACCCCGAACCGGCCGCCCAGGCCCGCGCGATCGGTGTCTACAGCTTCACCCAGGCCGGCGGCGCGGCGGCCGGCTTCGTCGCGGGCGGGCTGCTCACCGAGGCCGCCGGCTGGCCGTGGATCTTCCTGGTGAACGTACCCATCGGCGCCGGCGTCCTGATCGCGGCGCTGCGGGTGCTGCCCCGCGAGGCCGGGCCGGGCCTGCGGGCGGGCACCGACGTGGCCGGCGCGGCGCTGATCACCGTCGGACTGTCGGCGGGCGTCTACGCCATCGTGGACGGCAGTGGTCCGTACGGGGCCCTCGCGGTGCTCCTCGTCGCCGGGTTCCTGCTCCGGCAGCGGTCCGCCCGCCACCCCCTCGTGCCGTTGCGCGTGCTGCGCAGTCGCCGTCTGCTGCTCGCCTGCGCCGCGCTCATCCTCATCTTCGCCACCGGGATGGGCTTCCAGTTCGTCAACGCCCTGTTCCTGCAGCGGGTCCTCGGGCTCGACGCGACGGGTACGGGCCTGGCGTTCGTCCCCACGCCGATCGTGATCGGCCTGGTCTCCCTGTTCGCGGCGCCCCGGCTGACCGCCCGCCTGGGCGTGAAGCCGGTGCTGCTGGGCGGGCTCGCGGCGCTGGCGGCCGGGCTGCTGCTGATGACCGGGATGCCGGTCGGCGCGCGCTACCTCACCGACGTGCTGCCGGGCCTGATCGTCATGGGCCTGGGCATCGGTGTGGTGATCCCGGCGATCATCATGCTGGCGATGGCCGGCGCCGGACCGGGTGACACCGGGCTGATCTCCGGCCTGGCCAACACCGCGCAGCAGGCGGGGGCGGCGCTCGGGCTGGCGGTGCTGGCCGTGGTCGCCGCCCGGGTCACCGGAGCGCACGCCGCCGACGGGGCCGCCCCGGTCGAGGCGCTGCGGGACGGGTACGCCCGGGCGTACCTGACGGCGGCCGGATTCGTGCTTGGCGCGATCGTGCTGACCGCGCTGGTCCCGGCCGGTTCGGCAGCACCGGCCACGGAGGGCGGACCCGGACCGGTCGCCGGTGTGCCGGCCGACGAGGAGCGGCTGCTCTGCTCTGCTGCCGACGGCGGCCGGTGCTCGTAA
- a CDS encoding succinate dehydrogenase cytochrome b subunit, translated as MAVDTRVPPPKATAEPAKKALGKTPAKRAPRGLRSSVSLKILMAASGLLLVGFLYMHMLGNLKIFFGADSFNHYAHWLRTVGVPLLPEDWFLWIQRFALSAAVIAHIFAATVLARRARRARPVRYVHRPKVQGSYAARTMRWGGVIILLFVIYHILDLTTGTLNPVADPEHPYRNVVADFAPGRWYVTLFYTLAVVSVGFHLRHGLFSAARTLGQRTLRGERIVRAAALVLSVALVAGYLSVPFAVLTGLVD; from the coding sequence TCCCCCGAAAGCGACGGCGGAGCCCGCCAAGAAGGCGCTCGGCAAGACCCCGGCGAAGCGGGCACCCCGAGGCCTCCGGTCGTCGGTCTCGCTCAAGATCCTGATGGCGGCCAGCGGGCTGCTGCTGGTCGGCTTCCTGTACATGCACATGCTCGGCAACCTGAAGATCTTCTTCGGCGCCGACAGCTTCAACCACTACGCCCACTGGCTGCGTACGGTCGGCGTGCCGCTGCTGCCGGAGGACTGGTTCCTGTGGATCCAGCGGTTCGCGCTCTCGGCCGCCGTGATCGCGCACATCTTCGCCGCGACGGTGCTGGCCCGCCGCGCGCGCCGCGCCCGCCCGGTGCGCTACGTGCACCGGCCCAAGGTGCAGGGCAGCTACGCGGCGCGCACGATGCGCTGGGGCGGCGTGATCATCCTGCTCTTCGTGATCTACCACATCCTCGACCTGACCACCGGCACGCTGAACCCGGTCGCGGACCCGGAGCACCCGTACCGCAACGTGGTGGCGGACTTCGCGCCCGGCCGCTGGTACGTGACGCTCTTCTACACGCTCGCCGTCGTGAGCGTCGGCTTCCACCTGCGGCACGGGTTGTTCAGCGCCGCACGCACGCTGGGCCAGCGCACCCTGCGCGGTGAGCGCATCGTCCGCGCCGCCGCGCTCGTCCTCTCGGTCGCCCTCGTCGCCGGCTACCTGTCGGTGCCGTTCGCCGTGCTCACCGGATTGGTGGACTGA
- a CDS encoding cadmium resistance transporter, whose protein sequence is MGEIMAAAAGVFAGTNVDDLVVLTVLFLSARASGRPRPWHIWVGQYAGIATLVAVSAVAALGLTLVPDRWVGLLGLVPIALGVRGLIGAVRDRGDGPPEVLTAANAFAVAGVTVANGADNIAVYTPVFRSLGIGGSVVTCLVFAALVAVWCAVASWLGSHRRVIEVVRRYGHWLVPLVFVAIGVVILVESGVLGRLT, encoded by the coding sequence ATGGGTGAGATCATGGCGGCCGCCGCGGGCGTGTTCGCCGGTACGAATGTCGACGACCTCGTCGTGCTGACGGTTCTTTTCCTGTCGGCGCGCGCCTCCGGGCGGCCCCGGCCGTGGCACATCTGGGTGGGTCAGTACGCGGGCATCGCCACCCTCGTGGCCGTCTCCGCCGTCGCCGCGCTGGGCCTGACGCTGGTGCCGGACCGGTGGGTCGGCCTGCTCGGGCTCGTACCCATCGCCTTGGGGGTCCGCGGCCTGATCGGCGCCGTGCGGGACCGGGGCGACGGGCCGCCGGAGGTGCTGACCGCGGCGAACGCGTTCGCCGTGGCCGGGGTGACCGTCGCGAACGGCGCCGACAACATCGCCGTCTACACCCCGGTGTTCCGCAGCCTGGGGATCGGCGGCAGCGTCGTGACCTGCCTGGTCTTCGCCGCGCTGGTGGCCGTGTGGTGCGCGGTGGCGTCGTGGCTCGGGTCGCACCGGCGGGTGATCGAGGTGGTGCGGCGGTACGGGCACTGGCTGGTTCCGCTGGTGTTCGTCGCGATCGGCGTGGTCATCCTGGTCGAGTCGGGGGTGCTCGGCCGGCTGACCTGA
- a CDS encoding fumarate reductase/succinate dehydrogenase flavoprotein subunit, with product MTDSLWNEGDPIADTAAPDGPIETRWERRTFAAKLVNPANRRKLTVIVVGTGLAGGSAAATLAEAGYKVRSYCYQDSPRRAHSIAAQGGINAAKNYRNDGDSIYRLFYDTVKGGDFRARESNVYRLAQVSVNIIDQCVAQGVPFAREYGGLLDNRSFGGTQVSRTFYARGQTGQQLLLGAYQAMERQIGLGNIVMNARHEMLELVVVDGRARGVVVRDLVTGEITTDFADAVVLASGGYGNVFFLSTNAKGCNVTATWRAHRKGALFANPCYTQIHPTCIPESGTHQSKLTLMSESLRNDGRVWVPRRAEDCRKPAADIPEEDRDYYLERIYPSFGNLVPRDIASRAAKNVCDEGRGVGPGGLGVYLDFADAIQRLGRKAVEAKYGNLFEMYQRITGEDPYEVPMRIYPAVHYTMGGLWVDYDLQSTIPGLFVIGEANFSDHGANRLGASALMQGLADGYFVLPNTINDYLAAGPFEPVTPDAPEVVEARAQVEDRIARLLAVDGDRTVDSFHRELGHIMWEYCGMERTEEGLTKAIGLIRGLRDEFWTRVKVPGTGEQLNQNLEKAGRVADFFELAELMCIDALHRAESAGGHFRAESQTPDGEALRHDDEFGYVAAWEYGEVPTLHKEDLTFEYVHPSTRSYK from the coding sequence ATGACCGATTCCCTCTGGAACGAAGGCGACCCGATCGCCGACACCGCGGCACCGGACGGCCCCATCGAGACCCGCTGGGAGCGCCGCACGTTCGCGGCCAAGCTGGTCAACCCGGCCAACCGCCGCAAGCTCACCGTGATCGTGGTCGGCACCGGCCTGGCCGGTGGCTCGGCCGCCGCGACGCTCGCCGAGGCCGGCTACAAGGTGCGGTCGTACTGCTACCAGGACAGCCCGCGGCGCGCCCACTCGATCGCCGCGCAGGGCGGCATCAACGCCGCCAAGAACTACCGCAACGACGGCGACTCGATCTACCGGCTGTTCTACGACACGGTCAAGGGCGGCGACTTCCGCGCCCGCGAGTCCAACGTGTACCGGCTCGCCCAGGTCAGCGTGAACATCATCGACCAGTGCGTGGCCCAGGGCGTCCCGTTCGCCCGCGAGTACGGCGGCCTGCTCGACAACCGCTCGTTCGGCGGCACCCAGGTGTCCCGTACGTTCTACGCGCGGGGCCAGACGGGCCAGCAGCTGCTGCTGGGCGCGTACCAGGCGATGGAGCGCCAGATCGGCCTCGGCAACATCGTCATGAACGCCCGGCACGAGATGCTCGAGCTCGTCGTGGTGGACGGCCGGGCCCGCGGCGTCGTCGTGCGCGACCTGGTCACCGGCGAGATCACCACCGACTTCGCCGACGCGGTCGTGCTCGCCTCCGGCGGCTACGGCAACGTCTTCTTCCTGTCCACCAACGCCAAGGGCTGCAACGTCACGGCGACGTGGCGCGCGCACCGCAAGGGCGCGCTCTTCGCCAACCCCTGCTACACCCAGATCCACCCCACCTGCATCCCGGAATCGGGTACGCACCAGAGCAAGCTCACGCTGATGAGCGAGTCGCTGCGCAACGACGGCCGGGTGTGGGTCCCCCGCAGAGCCGAGGACTGCAGGAAGCCGGCGGCCGACATCCCCGAGGAGGACCGGGACTACTACCTCGAGCGGATCTACCCGTCCTTCGGCAACCTCGTGCCCCGCGACATCGCGTCGCGCGCGGCGAAGAACGTCTGCGACGAGGGCCGCGGCGTGGGACCGGGCGGCCTCGGCGTCTACCTCGACTTCGCCGACGCCATCCAGCGGCTGGGCCGCAAGGCGGTGGAGGCCAAGTACGGCAACCTCTTCGAGATGTACCAGCGCATCACCGGCGAGGACCCGTACGAGGTTCCGATGCGCATCTACCCCGCCGTGCACTACACGATGGGCGGGCTCTGGGTCGACTACGACCTGCAGTCCACCATCCCGGGCCTGTTCGTGATCGGCGAGGCGAACTTCTCCGACCACGGCGCCAACCGGCTCGGCGCCTCGGCGCTGATGCAGGGCCTCGCGGACGGCTACTTCGTCCTGCCCAACACCATCAACGACTACCTCGCCGCCGGCCCTTTCGAGCCGGTCACGCCGGACGCACCGGAGGTCGTCGAGGCGCGGGCCCAGGTCGAGGACCGCATCGCCCGCCTGCTCGCCGTCGACGGCGACCGTACGGTCGACTCCTTCCACCGCGAACTCGGCCACATCATGTGGGAGTACTGCGGCATGGAGCGCACCGAGGAGGGCCTCACCAAGGCGATCGGCCTGATCCGCGGCCTGCGCGACGAGTTCTGGACCCGGGTCAAGGTGCCCGGCACCGGCGAGCAGCTCAACCAGAACCTCGAGAAGGCCGGCCGCGTCGCCGACTTCTTCGAGCTGGCCGAGCTGATGTGCATCGACGCCCTGCACCGCGCCGAGTCCGCCGGCGGCCACTTCCGCGCGGAGAGCCAGACCCCCGACGGCGAGGCGCTGCGCCACGACGACGAGTTCGGCTACGTCGCGGCCTGGGAGTACGGCGAGGTGCCCACGCTCCACAAGGAAGACCTGACCTTCGAGTACGTCCACCCCAGCACGCGGAGCTACAAGTAA
- a CDS encoding MFS transporter, whose protein sequence is MRRNAVLFVAISLLSGFGSTAMALVAGIWILDLTGSPARAGLAGLCVYAPALAGPWLGGLLDRIPRRPLLIGTNLALAVALLSLVAVRSAGQAALIYAVCLAYGLSYVLLDAGESALLPAALPPDRLGEVNGWRSSAQEGTKLVAPLAGAGLYAWRGGAAVAVLSAVMPLAAAALYALLRLRSVPPPPVPVERGLRAGLGVLRRSRTLRVTVALAGVSIGMSGFTTAPLYAVVVDDMALPSAFLGVLLSAQGAGSIVAGLVAGRLIAARGEIAVGVAGTVVFAAGILCRCLPWWPAMAAGAVIAGTGLPWTLIAAVTAVQARTPDHLLGRVSATAATAMFGPVAVANPLGSVAVHAGGRPAMIAAAVVCVASAAAVLLRPRRGPDRSDPAGRSGWLTGTWRG, encoded by the coding sequence ATGCGTCGCAACGCCGTCCTGTTCGTGGCGATCTCCCTGCTGTCCGGCTTCGGCAGCACCGCCATGGCCCTCGTCGCCGGGATCTGGATCCTCGACCTGACCGGGTCACCCGCCCGCGCCGGCCTCGCCGGCCTGTGCGTCTACGCCCCGGCCCTCGCCGGGCCCTGGCTCGGCGGCCTCCTCGACCGGATACCCCGCCGGCCTCTGCTCATCGGGACGAACCTGGCGCTCGCGGTGGCCCTCCTCTCGCTGGTCGCGGTCCGTTCCGCGGGCCAGGCCGCGCTGATCTACGCGGTCTGCCTCGCGTACGGCCTGAGCTACGTCCTGCTCGACGCGGGCGAGTCGGCGCTGCTGCCCGCGGCGCTGCCCCCGGACCGGCTGGGCGAGGTCAACGGCTGGCGCTCCAGCGCCCAGGAAGGCACGAAGCTCGTCGCGCCCCTCGCCGGCGCCGGCCTCTACGCCTGGCGCGGGGGCGCGGCGGTCGCCGTCCTCAGCGCCGTCATGCCCCTGGCCGCCGCGGCGCTGTACGCCCTGCTACGGCTGAGGTCCGTACCGCCGCCGCCCGTCCCGGTGGAGCGAGGGTTGCGAGCCGGCCTCGGAGTGCTGCGGCGGAGCCGGACGTTGCGCGTGACGGTCGCGCTGGCCGGCGTCTCGATCGGCATGTCCGGCTTCACGACCGCGCCCCTGTACGCCGTGGTCGTCGACGACATGGCGTTGCCCAGCGCGTTCCTCGGCGTACTGCTCAGCGCCCAGGGAGCCGGGTCGATCGTCGCCGGGCTGGTCGCGGGCCGCCTCATCGCCGCGCGGGGCGAGATCGCCGTGGGCGTCGCCGGGACGGTCGTGTTCGCGGCCGGCATCCTGTGCCGCTGCCTGCCGTGGTGGCCCGCGATGGCGGCGGGGGCGGTGATCGCCGGAACCGGTCTGCCCTGGACGCTGATCGCGGCGGTCACGGCGGTGCAGGCCCGTACGCCGGACCACCTGCTGGGCCGCGTCTCCGCCACCGCCGCCACGGCCATGTTCGGGCCGGTCGCGGTGGCGAACCCGCTGGGTTCCGTCGCGGTGCACGCGGGTGGCCGGCCCGCCATGATCGCGGCCGCGGTGGTGTGCGTGGCCTCGGCCGCCGCGGTGCTGCTCCGGCCGCGGCGCGGGCCCGACCGGTCGGACCCCGCCGGCCGTTCCGGGTGGCTCACCGGGACGTGGCGAGGCTGA